The DNA segment TGCCTGACACCCGCGCGCACCGCCTGGCTGGTCGGCGGATCCACTACCGTCGGCCGCACCACCTGGATCGTCCTCAGCAACGCCGACGTCGTCGACGCGGTCGTCGACCTGCGGCTATGGGGCGATACCGGCCCCATCGAGGCCGTCGGCTCGACGGGCATCATCGTCGGTGCCGGCAGCCAGCGCGTGCTGCCGCTCTCCGGGTTCGCGGTCGACGAGCCGTCGCCGGTCGTGCAGGTGACGAGCACGGGCGGCTCGGTCGCCGCCACCCTGCAGACCTCGATCGTGCGCGGACTCGACCCCGACGGCCTGAGCGTGGTGACGCCCGTGGCTGCGCCGGACGTGCGCCACGTCATCCCGGCCCTGCCCGTCATCGGCCTGGAGGCCGTGCTCGAGCGGTTCAGCGCCGATGGCGGGACTGACGCCCTCCCCGCCCTGCGGATGCTCGCCCCCGGTGATGCGACCGTCGAGGTCACCGTCACGCTCGTGCCGCCGGCCGGCGTGGTCGGGCTGACCACGCAGACCACGCTCGACCCCGGAGTCGTGGTGGATCTGCCGCTCTCGGACATCGCCGACGGCGAGTACGGAGTCGTCATCGAGGCGAGCGCCCCCATCGTGGTCGCCGGGCGCACCACGGTGACGGGTGCGAGCGGCTCCGATGTGGAGTGGTTCGCCCCCGCGGCTCCGCTCGTCGCGGGGGAGGAGGCTCTCGCCGCCGTCGCCCCCCTCGGGGCGGACGCCGGTCTCGGGGCGGTGCTGCACCTGCTCGCACCCGACGGTGCGGACGTCGAGATCGACGGGATCGCGGTGACGGTGCCCCCGGGCTCGGTGGTGACGGTGCCGGTCGCGAGCGACGCGGGCCTGCGCATCCGCCCCAGCGGCACGGTGCACGCGAGCATCACGTACCGCGGCGACGGCCTCCTGGCGGGATCCCGCGTCGCCCCGCGGCCGGCGGCGGCCGGCAGCGTCACCGTGCTGCCGGGCTGACGCCGCTGCGGCTCAGCAGGGTCGGCTGAGCGCTACCGGCTCAGTGGTGCCGGAACCGGTCCGGAGCGAGATCCCAGGGATCCTTGCCGATCAGCTCGCCGACCGCGCGGAACACGCAGCTCTCGACCATCAGCCGCCGGTGCCAGTCGTCGTCGCGGTGCAGGCGGCTCATCCGCTCGATCGGGATGCGGAACAGCACCACCCGGCTGCGCGCGTGCTCGACGCGCCACCGCGCGACACCCTTGACCGTGAGCGGCTGGTCGGGCATCGGAGCGACGTCGATGCGCAGGTCGGCGAGCTCCTCCGGCCACAGGTCGACGAGATACTCGGCGGTCGACTGCACGGTCGTGTCGAACAGGTCGCGCCGCGTGTGGATGAGCGGCAGGTGCGGGCCGGTGATGGGCGAGCGCCCGAGGCGGCCGTGCCGCGCGCGGGCCCGCGCCGACGGGTGCATGCCGCTGCCGCGCTCTGCTCGGGCCACGCCCTCAGCCTACCTGCGCGCCGTCGCCGGTCGGCCGTATGCTGACAGCACGATGACCGTTCGACCGTGCAGCAAGGTCGCGTGCGGCGAGCCAGCGGCCCGCACGCTCACCTACGTGTACGCCGAGTCGATGGCGGTTCTCGGCCCCCTGAGCGTGCGCCGCGAGCCGCACAGCTACGACCTGTGTGAGCGGCACTCCGAGCGGCTCTCGGCGCCGAACGGGTGGCAGATCGTGCGCTACAGCGCGCTCGGCGAGGTCGGCTAGCGCGCCTCGTCCTTCCCCGCACGAGTCGACCACCCCTCCGCGCGGGGCCACCGTGCCGCGGTGCGCAGGATGTACGCCATGATCGCCAGCTCGACGCCGATCGTGAGCGCGTAGTAGACGGCGTAGTCGGGCGTCGCGCCCGCCGCGTTGACGACCATGATCGGGATGTAGACCGCCGTCACGACGATGTTCGTGAGGCGGTTCGCGCGTGCGGGCAGTGCCGCCGAGAGCAGCACCATGAGGCCGGGGATCGCGATGATCACGAAGAAGATCGACATGAGCATCCCGCTGATCGGGAACGCGAAGATGACGCCGTTGCGGATCGAGTCGATCTCGCCCGGCTGGTAGAGGTGGAAGTAGTCGATGTAGAGGACGAGGAAGATCAGGCTCGTCCACGCGGCGGCGAGCCGGGCCTGCACGGGCAGGGGCCGCGAATCGAGCAGTGTCGCGGGCGGTGTCGGGGCGGTCGTTGGTGCGGTCATCGAAGGGTCCTTTCGTGAGCGATGTCGTACGCCGTACGACGTACACCGTACTATCGACCGTACGCTGTACGATTGTCAAGGTTTCCAGCCGCGAGAGGAGCGTCGTGCCAGCGAGGAAGCAGCGCCAGGAGGGCTCAGTGAGCGGGCTGAGCAAGCAGCGCGTCGTCGCCGAGGCGGTGCGCCTGGCTGACCTCGGCGGCGTCGACGGCCTCAGCATGCGGCGCCTCGCGACGGCGCTCGGCGCGGGTGCGATGTCGCTCTACCACTACGTCGCGAGCCGCGATGAGCTGCTCGACGCCATGGTCGACGTCGTGTTCGGCGAGATCGAGCCGCCGACCGGCGGGGACGACTGGCAGGCCGCCATGCGGCGCAGCGCGCTCTCGACCCGGGAGGCGCTCGCGCGGCACCCCTGGGCAACGGCGCTCATGGAGTCGCGGACGACCCCCGGTCCGGCGAACCTCCGGCACCGCGAGGCGTTCACCGCCTGCCTGCGCGCGGCCGGCTTCTCCGTCATCCACGCCACGCATGCCAACTGGATGCTCAACAGCTACGTCTACGGGCACGCGCTGCAGGAGGCCGCTCTGCCCTTCCAGACCGCCGACGGGCTGGCCGCCATGACCGAGAGCGTCTACCTGCCGCAACTGCCCCCCGAGGAGTTCCCCGCGCTGCACGAATCGGCCGTCACCCTGGCGGCCAGCGGATACGACCCGGCCGGGGAGTTCCTGTTCGGGCTCGATCTGATCCTCGACGCACTCGAACCGCTGCGGGATCGCGATCGCGCCGAATACCCGGCGTAACCACAGCCGCGAGCCTGCCAGAATGTGGGACATGAGCATCCACACGCCCGCGCGCCCCGCCCTCGACGTCGACGTCGTCAACGGTGTCGCCCACAAGGTCCGCGACCTCGCGCTGGCGGAGGCCGGCCGTCACCAGATCCGCCTCGCCGAGCACGAGATGCCCGGCCTCATGGCACTCCGCGAGGAGTTCGGCCCGCACCAGCCCCTCGCCGGGCAGCGCATCGCCGGCTCGCTCCACATGACGGTGCAGACCGCGGTGCTCATCGAGACGCTGCGGGCCCTCGGCGCCGACGTGCGCTGGGCCAGCTGCAACATCTTCTCGACCCAGGACGAGGCGGCCGCCGCGGTCGTCGTCGGCACCACCGGCACGGTCGAGCGTCCCGAGGGCACCCCCGTCTTCGCCTGGAAGGGCGAGACCCTGGAGGAGTACTGGTGGGCCACCCAGCAGATCTTCGACTTCGGCGTCGACGCGGCCGGTGAGCCCGTCGGCCCGACCATGATCCTCGACGACGGTGGCGACGCGACCCTCCTCGTGCACAAGGGTGTCGAGTTCGAGGCGGCGGGCAGCGTTCCGGCCGATGCCGAGGGCGACAGCGCCGAGTGGAGGGTCGTGCTGGAGGTGCTGCGGAACTCGCTGGCGAGCGACCCGCAGCGCTGGACCCGCATGGCCCGGAGCATCCAGGGCGTCACGGAGGAGACCACGACCGGCGTGCACCGCCTCTACGAGCTGCACCGCGACGGCAAGCTCCTCTTCCCGGCGATCAACGTCAACGACTCGGTCACCAAGAGCAAGTTCGACAACAAGTACGGCATCCGGCACTCGCTGCCCGACGGCCTCAACCGCGCCACCGACGTGCTGATGGGCGGTAAGACCGTCTTCGTGTGCGGCTACGGCGACGTGGGCAAGGGGTCGGCGGATGCTCTCCGCGGGCAGGGCGCGCGCGTCATCGTGAGTGAGATCGACCCGATCAACGCCCTCCAGGCGGCCATGGACGGCTACCAGGTCGCCCGGCTCGAGGACGTGATCGGCGACATCGACATTCTCGTCACGGCCACCGGCAATGAGAACGTCGTCACCCTCGATCACCTGCTGGCGCTCAAGCACCTCGCGATCGTCGCCAACGTCGGGCACTTCGACAACGAGATCGACATGGCCGGGCTCGAGGCTCTGCCCGGCGCCGAGCGCATCGAGATCAAGCCGCAGGTGCACGAGTGGCGCCTGCCGAACGGCCGTTCGATCCTGGTGCTCAGCGAGGGGCGCCTCATGAACCTCGGCAACGCCACCGGCCACCCGAGCTTCGTGATGAGCGCCTCGTTCACCAACCA comes from the Microcella frigidaquae genome and includes:
- a CDS encoding TetR/AcrR family transcriptional regulator — encoded protein: MSGLSKQRVVAEAVRLADLGGVDGLSMRRLATALGAGAMSLYHYVASRDELLDAMVDVVFGEIEPPTGGDDWQAAMRRSALSTREALARHPWATALMESRTTPGPANLRHREAFTACLRAAGFSVIHATHANWMLNSYVYGHALQEAALPFQTADGLAAMTESVYLPQLPPEEFPALHESAVTLAASGYDPAGEFLFGLDLILDALEPLRDRDRAEYPA
- a CDS encoding metallopeptidase family protein, whose amino-acid sequence is MARAERGSGMHPSARARARHGRLGRSPITGPHLPLIHTRRDLFDTTVQSTAEYLVDLWPEELADLRIDVAPMPDQPLTVKGVARWRVEHARSRVVLFRIPIERMSRLHRDDDWHRRLMVESCVFRAVGELIGKDPWDLAPDRFRHH
- the ahcY gene encoding adenosylhomocysteinase codes for the protein MSIHTPARPALDVDVVNGVAHKVRDLALAEAGRHQIRLAEHEMPGLMALREEFGPHQPLAGQRIAGSLHMTVQTAVLIETLRALGADVRWASCNIFSTQDEAAAAVVVGTTGTVERPEGTPVFAWKGETLEEYWWATQQIFDFGVDAAGEPVGPTMILDDGGDATLLVHKGVEFEAAGSVPADAEGDSAEWRVVLEVLRNSLASDPQRWTRMARSIQGVTEETTTGVHRLYELHRDGKLLFPAINVNDSVTKSKFDNKYGIRHSLPDGLNRATDVLMGGKTVFVCGYGDVGKGSADALRGQGARVIVSEIDPINALQAAMDGYQVARLEDVIGDIDILVTATGNENVVTLDHLLALKHLAIVANVGHFDNEIDMAGLEALPGAERIEIKPQVHEWRLPNGRSILVLSEGRLMNLGNATGHPSFVMSASFTNQVLAQLELATKRAEYPIGVYVLPKLLDEKVARLHLDALGVKLTELSPRQAQYIGVDPAGPYKVEHYRY
- a CDS encoding DUF5719 family protein, which produces MTDEQPAPVASAAPGRGRDVLVASGRATLALVAAVAAAALAAGVLLLPAPSTAPAVPALTVTPERADQTVVCAGGAIGLTRGDDPQPTVVATPARAAFGPGLVESALPESDAAGGGAGVVTLPREAPSDALAAAERVRAATPDLSGLAAAECLTPARTAWLVGGSTTVGRTTWIVLSNADVVDAVVDLRLWGDTGPIEAVGSTGIIVGAGSQRVLPLSGFAVDEPSPVVQVTSTGGSVAATLQTSIVRGLDPDGLSVVTPVAAPDVRHVIPALPVIGLEAVLERFSADGGTDALPALRMLAPGDATVEVTVTLVPPAGVVGLTTQTTLDPGVVVDLPLSDIADGEYGVVIEASAPIVVAGRTTVTGASGSDVEWFAPAAPLVAGEEALAAVAPLGADAGLGAVLHLLAPDGADVEIDGIAVTVPPGSVVTVPVASDAGLRIRPSGTVHASITYRGDGLLAGSRVAPRPAAAGSVTVLPG
- a CDS encoding DUF6326 family protein, producing MTAPTTAPTPPATLLDSRPLPVQARLAAAWTSLIFLVLYIDYFHLYQPGEIDSIRNGVIFAFPISGMLMSIFFVIIAIPGLMVLLSAALPARANRLTNIVVTAVYIPIMVVNAAGATPDYAVYYALTIGVELAIMAYILRTAARWPRAEGWSTRAGKDEAR
- a CDS encoding DUF3499 family protein; its protein translation is MTVRPCSKVACGEPAARTLTYVYAESMAVLGPLSVRREPHSYDLCERHSERLSAPNGWQIVRYSALGEVG